The following are from one region of the Mesorhizobium sp. B2-8-5 genome:
- a CDS encoding SixA phosphatase family protein, with translation MSRLYLLRHAKAGWALPGVRDFDRPLDESGIADAEAIGEAMRARTYVPDVTLCSNAKRARQTLEGLAGRTDTGRVLFFDTLYSEDAAGYLDIIRKNGGANSLLVIGHNPMTEDLAMAVSGDGEQAARGMMNHGFPTSGLAVVRFPGNLAEAAQGNGYLEAFLTPADL, from the coding sequence TTGAGCAGACTTTATCTGTTGCGGCATGCCAAAGCCGGCTGGGCGCTGCCCGGCGTGCGCGATTTCGACCGCCCGCTCGACGAATCGGGCATCGCCGATGCCGAAGCGATCGGAGAGGCCATGCGGGCCCGCACCTACGTGCCGGACGTCACCCTTTGCTCCAACGCCAAGCGGGCGAGGCAGACACTGGAAGGCCTGGCGGGGCGCACCGACACCGGCCGGGTCCTGTTCTTCGACACGCTCTACAGCGAGGATGCGGCCGGCTACCTCGACATCATCCGCAAGAATGGCGGCGCCAACTCGCTGCTGGTGATCGGCCACAACCCCATGACCGAAGATCTGGCCATGGCGGTGTCCGGAGATGGCGAGCAGGCGGCGCGCGGCATGATGAATCACGGTTTTCCGACCTCTGGCCTTGCCGTGGTGCGCTTTCCCGGCAACCTTGCCGAAGCGGCGCAGGGCAACGGCTATCTCGAAGCCTTTCTCACGCCCGCCGACCTCTGA
- a CDS encoding flagellar biosynthetic protein FliO has protein sequence MQWLDNVAGPGYVAAILWTVAALILLVVVLLAIKVVRNLTFGTFVAGGRNRKTRLAVMDATAVDSHRRLVLVRRDDIEHLILIGGPTDVVVERDIRLAAPRRPALTGDGGQQQTGAAQRPRAPQPAPAPARPPAPPAAQPAAATHPRAPAPAPIKPAAPSQPTAKVMPLPGYGTTNGSTRYAPPPSNDSIDDTLMHELETSLDDQHSQPAIAKPAAKPSLDDEMTKLLGELGSHKR, from the coding sequence ATGCAGTGGCTGGATAATGTAGCGGGCCCGGGTTACGTCGCTGCAATCCTGTGGACGGTAGCGGCCCTCATCCTGCTGGTTGTCGTCCTGCTCGCCATCAAGGTGGTCCGCAACCTGACCTTCGGCACCTTCGTCGCCGGCGGCAGGAACCGCAAGACGCGGCTTGCCGTGATGGATGCCACCGCTGTCGACAGCCATCGCCGGCTTGTCCTGGTGCGCCGCGACGACATCGAGCACCTGATCCTGATCGGTGGGCCGACCGATGTCGTGGTCGAGCGCGACATCAGGCTGGCGGCGCCGCGCCGCCCGGCATTGACGGGCGACGGCGGTCAGCAGCAGACAGGAGCTGCGCAACGCCCGCGCGCGCCGCAACCGGCGCCCGCCCCCGCCAGGCCGCCGGCGCCGCCTGCCGCCCAGCCAGCTGCCGCCACACATCCGCGCGCGCCGGCGCCCGCGCCCATCAAGCCGGCGGCGCCGAGCCAGCCGACGGCCAAGGTCATGCCGCTGCCGGGCTACGGGACGACGAACGGCAGCACCAGATATGCGCCACCGCCCTCAAACGACTCCATCGACGACACGCTGATGCACGAACTCGAAACCTCTCTCGACGACCAGCATTCCCAGCCGGCAATCGCCAAGCCCGCAGCCAAGCCTTCGCTCGATGACGAGATGACCAAGCTGCTTGGCGAGTTGGGCAGCCACAAGCGCTGA
- the cckA gene encoding cell cycle histidine kinase CckA: protein MAKEARGDFYPVPIVDQNTRPGAVTRLIVFIVVLTGAAIVFGLFRERLGDPFLLGMLGVLAMIGVGFLFATAIGFVQIAPRSTGDELSKAFVDSMSQGLVVTDTKGRVVYANRAYADMTGAASAADLKTVEGLLSDVPEASMTIYRLASGLRDGQAGDGEFRLAQSIKPGAEPGARWYRARARAFSMPGQRLPMLAWQLADISQERAEQERFFLDLQKAIDHLDHAPAGFFSADQEGRVTYINATLAEWLGIDLASFTPGAITLPEIIAGDGMALVRSVKADPGTTRNAVIDLDLTTMSGQALPVRFMHRVSASREGVNGPTRTIVLNRTQGEDASAELRASEVRFTRFFNSTPMAIAGVDANGRILRTNAPFLQLFSSVVDRDAVDRRVRFETIVHERDRPAFATAFEKARQRQANIEPIDSVLPGNEERHIRFYVNAVADSAGSEGAEESAIVYAVETTEQKALEGQMAQSQKMQAVGQLAGGIAHDFNNVLTAIIMASDLLLTNHRPSDPSFPDIMNIKQNANRAASLVRQLLAFSRKQTLRPEVLNLTDVLADLRMLLARLVGNDIKLKIDHGRDLWPVKVDIGQFEQVVVNLAVNARDAMPSGGDLTVRTRNVTADECKSFAYRELTPADYVLVDVEDTGSGIAPDVLKKIFEPFFTTKEVGKGTGLGLSMVYGIIKQTGGFIFCDSEVGKGTVFRIFLPRHIAEVKKQAEPGEAPAAAAAPTKPADTAKDLSGSATVLLVEDEDAVRMGGVRALISRGYTVHEASSGVEALEVFEALGGKVDIVVSDVVMPEMDGPTLLGELRKRQPDIKFVFVSGYAEDAFAKNLPADAHFGFLPKPFSLKQLATIVKDVLES, encoded by the coding sequence ATGGCCAAGGAAGCGCGCGGCGATTTCTATCCGGTACCGATCGTCGACCAGAACACGCGTCCGGGCGCCGTCACCAGGCTCATCGTCTTCATCGTCGTCTTGACCGGCGCCGCGATCGTCTTCGGACTGTTCCGCGAGCGTCTCGGCGATCCTTTCCTGCTCGGCATGCTCGGCGTGCTCGCCATGATCGGCGTCGGCTTCCTGTTCGCGACCGCGATCGGCTTCGTGCAGATCGCGCCGCGCTCGACCGGCGACGAATTGTCGAAAGCCTTCGTCGACTCGATGTCGCAGGGCCTTGTGGTCACCGACACCAAGGGCCGCGTCGTCTACGCCAACCGCGCCTATGCCGATATGACGGGTGCCGCCTCGGCCGCCGATCTCAAGACCGTCGAAGGGCTGCTTTCGGATGTTCCCGAGGCCTCGATGACGATCTACCGGCTGGCGTCGGGCCTGCGCGACGGCCAGGCCGGCGACGGCGAGTTCCGGCTGGCGCAGTCGATCAAGCCGGGTGCCGAGCCCGGCGCGCGCTGGTACCGCGCCCGCGCCCGCGCCTTCAGCATGCCCGGGCAAAGGCTGCCGATGCTGGCCTGGCAGCTCGCCGACATCTCGCAGGAACGGGCGGAGCAGGAGCGTTTCTTCCTCGACCTGCAGAAAGCCATCGACCATCTCGACCATGCGCCGGCCGGGTTCTTCTCGGCCGACCAGGAGGGCCGCGTCACCTATATCAACGCCACGCTCGCCGAGTGGCTGGGCATCGACCTTGCCTCCTTCACGCCGGGCGCCATCACGCTGCCGGAAATCATCGCCGGCGACGGCATGGCGCTGGTCCGCTCGGTCAAAGCCGACCCCGGTACCACCCGCAACGCCGTCATCGACCTCGACCTCACCACCATGAGCGGCCAGGCGCTGCCGGTACGCTTCATGCACCGCGTTTCCGCGAGCCGCGAAGGCGTGAACGGCCCGACCCGCACGATCGTGCTCAACCGCACCCAGGGTGAGGACGCTTCCGCGGAACTCAGAGCCTCCGAGGTTCGCTTCACCCGTTTCTTCAACTCGACGCCGATGGCCATTGCCGGTGTCGATGCGAACGGACGCATCCTGCGCACCAACGCGCCCTTCCTGCAGCTGTTTTCGTCCGTGGTCGACCGCGACGCGGTCGACCGGCGGGTGCGGTTCGAGACCATCGTTCACGAGCGCGACCGGCCGGCTTTCGCCACAGCCTTCGAGAAGGCCCGGCAGCGGCAGGCCAATATCGAGCCGATCGACTCCGTGTTGCCCGGCAACGAGGAGCGCCACATCCGCTTCTACGTCAACGCCGTCGCCGACAGCGCGGGCAGCGAAGGCGCCGAGGAATCGGCGATCGTCTACGCGGTCGAGACCACCGAGCAGAAGGCGCTCGAGGGGCAGATGGCGCAGAGCCAGAAGATGCAGGCGGTCGGTCAGCTTGCCGGCGGCATCGCGCACGACTTCAACAACGTGCTGACCGCCATCATCATGGCGTCCGATCTTCTCTTGACCAACCACCGGCCGTCGGACCCGTCGTTCCCCGACATCATGAACATCAAGCAGAACGCCAACCGGGCGGCCTCGCTCGTGCGGCAATTGCTGGCCTTCTCGCGCAAGCAGACGCTGCGGCCGGAAGTGCTCAACCTGACCGATGTTCTGGCCGATCTCAGGATGCTGCTCGCCCGGCTGGTCGGCAACGACATCAAGCTGAAGATCGACCACGGCCGCGACCTGTGGCCGGTCAAGGTCGATATCGGCCAGTTCGAGCAGGTGGTGGTCAATCTCGCCGTCAACGCGCGCGACGCCATGCCGAGCGGCGGCGATCTCACCGTGCGCACCCGCAACGTCACCGCCGACGAGTGCAAATCCTTCGCTTATCGCGAACTGACGCCGGCCGACTATGTGCTCGTCGACGTCGAGGACACCGGCAGCGGCATCGCGCCCGACGTGCTGAAGAAGATCTTCGAGCCGTTCTTCACGACCAAGGAAGTGGGCAAGGGCACCGGCCTCGGCCTGTCGATGGTCTACGGCATCATCAAGCAGACCGGCGGCTTCATCTTCTGCGATTCCGAGGTCGGCAAGGGCACGGTGTTCCGTATCTTCCTGCCGCGGCACATCGCCGAGGTGAAGAAGCAGGCAGAGCCCGGCGAGGCGCCGGCGGCGGCAGCGGCCCCGACCAAGCCGGCCGATACGGCCAAGGATCTTTCCGGCTCGGCCACCGTGCTTCTGGTCGAGGACGAGGACGCCGTGCGCATGGGCGGCGTCAGGGCGCTGATCTCGCGCGGCTACACCGTGCATGAGGCGTCTTCCGGTGTCGAGGCGCTGGAAGTGTTCGAGGCGCTCGGCGGCAAGGTCGACATCGTCGTCTCCGACGTGGTGATGCCGGAGATGGACGGGCCGACATTGCTCGGCGAACTGCGCAAACGCCAACCGGACATCAAGTTCGTGTTCGTTTCGGGCTATGCCGAGGACGCGTTTGCGAAGAACCTGCCGGCCGACGCGCATTTCGGCTTCCTGCCGAAACCGTTCTCGCTCAAGCAACTGGCGACGATCGTCAAGGACGTGCTGGAGTCCTAA
- the dksA gene encoding RNA polymerase-binding protein DksA: protein MNDIVTANYVPSEDEPFMNERQKSYFRQKLITWKNDILREARETLEILQQENANHPDLADRASSETDRAIELRARDRQRKLISKIDSALQRIDEGTYGYCEETGEPIALKRLDARPIATLSIEAQERHERREKVYRDD from the coding sequence ATGAACGATATCGTTACCGCCAATTACGTACCCTCCGAAGACGAGCCGTTCATGAACGAACGGCAAAAATCGTACTTCCGTCAAAAGCTTATCACCTGGAAGAACGACATTCTCCGCGAAGCGCGCGAAACCCTCGAAATCCTGCAGCAGGAAAACGCCAACCACCCCGACCTAGCCGATCGCGCCTCCTCCGAAACCGACCGCGCCATCGAATTGCGCGCCCGCGATCGCCAACGCAAGCTCATCTCGAAAATCGACTCCGCGCTCCAGCGCATCGACGAAGGCACCTACGGCTATTGCGAGGAGACCGGGGAGCCGATCGCGCTGAAGCGGCTCGACGCACGTCCGATCGCGACACTGTCGATCGAGGCGCAGGAGCGCCACGAGCGCCGCGAGAAGGTCTATCGCGACGACTGA
- a CDS encoding ribbon-helix-helix domain-containing protein, which yields MCRVFAGQDPEGYRQINRSIRIDGHSTSIQLEATFWGLLDEIADSQGLTTPKFISKLYDEAIEINGQIPNFASMLRTTCALYLRGHRPNAEEQAALKQEAA from the coding sequence ATGTGCAGAGTCTTTGCCGGACAGGATCCGGAAGGCTACCGGCAGATCAACAGGTCGATCCGCATCGACGGCCATTCGACCAGCATCCAGCTCGAGGCGACATTCTGGGGTCTTCTTGACGAGATCGCCGACAGCCAGGGACTGACGACGCCGAAATTCATCTCGAAGCTCTATGACGAGGCGATCGAGATCAACGGCCAGATTCCGAACTTCGCTTCCATGCTGCGCACCACCTGCGCGCTCTATCTGCGGGGCCATCGCCCCAACGCCGAGGAGCAGGCTGCGTTGAAGCAGGAAGCCGCCTAG
- a CDS encoding DeoD-type purine-nucleoside phosphorylase — translation MTPHIEAGRGDYAETVLLPGDPERAQWMAETFLEAPRCVNRRRGALGFTGRFRGKPVSIQATGIGVSSFLIYAFELLDCYGAKTLIRTGTCGGLSEDVPLRGVVISSQVRAEGAISGQVFGLYQPAGPDPALHALALRRAADLGIACSSGLTVCSDVFHHPDGRARFDEPIALGALAVDMETSALYRIAAQFGARALSLLTVVDHIATGELTDYSERQALFTDMTRLALEVAAES, via the coding sequence GTGACGCCGCATATCGAGGCGGGCCGGGGGGACTATGCCGAAACGGTGCTGTTGCCGGGCGATCCCGAGCGCGCCCAATGGATGGCGGAAACTTTTCTGGAGGCGCCGCGCTGCGTGAACCGTCGAAGAGGCGCGCTAGGCTTCACCGGCCGGTTCCGCGGCAAGCCGGTGAGCATCCAGGCAACCGGCATCGGGGTGTCGTCTTTCCTGATCTATGCCTTCGAACTGCTGGATTGTTACGGCGCCAAGACACTGATACGCACCGGCACCTGCGGCGGTTTGTCGGAAGATGTGCCCCTGCGCGGCGTCGTCATCTCCAGCCAGGTGCGGGCCGAGGGAGCAATCAGTGGACAAGTCTTCGGGCTTTATCAGCCGGCCGGGCCGGATCCGGCGCTGCATGCGCTGGCGCTTCGACGCGCGGCCGATCTCGGCATCGCCTGCAGCTCGGGACTGACCGTTTGCAGCGACGTGTTCCACCATCCCGATGGGCGCGCCCGGTTCGACGAGCCGATCGCGCTGGGGGCGTTGGCCGTCGATATGGAAACCAGTGCGCTCTATCGGATTGCGGCGCAGTTCGGCGCGCGAGCGCTGTCACTACTCACCGTTGTCGATCATATCGCCACCGGCGAGCTGACCGATTATTCGGAGCGCCAGGCTCTCTTCACCGACATGACCCGGCTGGCGCTCGAAGTCGCGGCCGAAAGCTAG